TCCACTCGGTGCTGGAAAAGTACGAGGCCGACTTCAGCGAGCAGGCCCTGCTGGACCGCATCGCCGCCCTGAACGCCGACCCGGCGATCCACGGCATCCTGGTGCAGATGCCGCTGCCGAAGCACATCGACCCGTCGAAGGTGATCGAAGCGATCGCCACCACCAAGGACGTGGACGGCTACTCGGTGCTGTCGGCCGGCGAACTGGTCGCCAACCTGCCGGGTTTCCGTCCCTGCACGCCGTATGGCTGCATGAAGCTGATCGAGACCACCGGCGTCGACCTGCGCGGCAAGCATGCGGTCGTGATCGGCCGTTCGAACACGGTCGGCAAACCAATGGCGCTGCTGCTCTTGCAACAGAACGCCACCGTGACCATATGCCATAGCGGCACGCCGGACCTGGGCTACCACACCCGCCAGGCCGACATCGTGGTCGCCGCCGTCGGCCGCCGCAATACCCTGACCGGCGACATGGTCAAGCCGGGCGCGATCGTGATCGACGTCGGCATCAACCGCGACGACGAAGGCAAGCTGTGCGGCGACGTCGATTTCGCCAGCGTCAGCGAGGTGGCCTCGCACATTACGCCGGTCCCGGGCGGCGTCGGGCCGATGACGATTACCATGCTGTTGATGAATACGCTCGAGTCCGCGGAACGCGGGCTTGCCAAGAATCAAGCACAGCCTGGCCAGGCCTCGGGGATGGACCCGAAGCCCGGTCTTGCCTGACCCTTTGCATCAACCAGGAAGGAGCACCATGAGCATTGAAACCAGCAATCCCCTCCTCGACTTCACGGGCCTGCCCCGCTTCGACCTGATCCGTCCCGAGCACGTGACGCCGGCGATCGAACAGCTGATCGCGGATGCGCGCGGCGTCGTCCAGCAACTGGAGGCACCAAGCGATAGCGTGAGCTGGGACAATTTCGTGGTGCCCCTCGAGGAATCGACCGAACGCCTGGGACGCGCCTGGGGCGTGGTCAATCACCTGAACCACGTGATGGACACGCCCGAGCTGCGCGCCACCTACAACGAGAACCAGCCGAAGGTGACGGAGTTCTGGACCGAGCTGGGCCAGAACGAGGCGCTGTTCGGCAAGTACAAGCAGCTGCGCGCCAGCCCGGAATTCGTGAACCTGAGCGCGGCGCGCAAGCGCATCGTCGAGAACGCCCTGCGCGACTTCCGCCTGGGCGGCGCCGAACTGCCCGAGCACCAGAAGCAGCGCTTCGCCGAGATCCAGGAAGAGCAGGCGAAACTGTCGACCCGCTTCTCGGAGAACGTGCTGGACGCCACCAACGACTTCAAGCTGCTGGTGAGCGACGAAGCCGAGCTGGCCGGCCTGCCGGACGACGCCAAGGCGGCCGCGCGCGCCGCCGCCGAGCGCGACGGCAAGCAGGGTTGGCAGTTCTCGCTGCACTTCCCGTCCTACTTCCCGCTGCTGCAGTTCGCCGACAACCGGAACCTGCGCGAGCGGATCTACCGCGCCAACGCCACCAAGGCGTCCGAGATGGGTGCGGTGTTCTCCGAGGTCGAGAAATGGGACAACACCGGCAACATCGCCCAGCTCCTGAAGCTGCGCGACGAGGAAGCCAAGCTGCTCGACTTCCGCAGCTTCGCCGACGTCTCGCTGGAGCCGAAGATGGCGGAGAGCCCGGAACGCGTGATCGAGTTCCTGGAAGACCTGGCGCGCCGCGCCCGTCCGTACGCCGAAAAGGACCTGGACGAGCTGCGCGCCTTCGCGAAGGACGAGCTGGGCATCGCCGAGATGCAGGCCTGGGACGTGACCTACGCGTCCGAGAAGCTGCGCGAAAAGCGCTACGCCTTCTCGGCCCAGGAAGTGAAGCAGTACTTCCCCGAACCCAAGGTCGTGGCCGGCCTATTCGGCGTGATCTCGAAGGTGTTCGGCGTGACGATCTCGCTGGACCAGGGTCCGGTCTGGCATCCGGACGTGCGCTTCTACCGCATCGAGCGCGACGGCCAGATGATCGGCCAGTTCTACCTCGACCTGTATGCGCGCCAGGGCAAGGGCCAGGGCGCCTGGATGGACGACGCGCGCGGCCGCAGGCTGGCCACGGGCGGCATCGTGCAGACCCCGATCGCCTACCTGGTCTGCAACTTCACGCCGCCGGCCCAGGTGGACGGCCAGCTGCAGCCCTCGCTGTTCACGCACGACGAAGTGACGACCCTGTTCCACGAGTTCGGCCATGGCCTGCACCACATGCTGACCGAGGTCGACGAACTGTCCGTGTCCGGCATCTCGGGCGTGGAATGGGATGCGGTCGAGCTGCCCTCGCAGTTCATGGAAAACTTCTGCTGGGAGTGGGAGGTCCTGCAGGGCATGACGGCGCACGTGAAGACGGGCGAGCCGCTGCCTCGGGCACTGTACGAGAAGATGCTGGCGGCGAAGAATTTCCAATCCGGCATGCAGACCCTGCGCCAGGTCGAGTTCTCGCTGATCGACATGCACCTGCACTACGACTTCGACCCGAACAGCCAGAAGACGGTGCAGGACTTGGTCGACGAAGTGCGCAGCAAGTTCTCGGTGCTGATCCCGCCCTCGTTCAACCGCTTCCAGCACAGCTTCGGCCACATTTTCGCGGGCGGCTATGCGGCGGGCTACTACAGCTACAAGTGGGCGGAAGTGCTGTCGGCCGACGCCTATGCGGCCTTCGAGGAGGCGGTCGAAGCGGGCGGCGACGCGCTCGACCAGACCGGCAAGCGCTTCCACCGCGAGATCCTGTCGGTGGGCGGCTCGCGTCCGGCGCTCGAATCGTTCAAGGCCTTCCGCGGCCGCGAACCGCAGATCGACGCGCTGCTGCGCCACAACGGCATGCAGGCGGCCTGAGGGATCGAAGTCCATGACCCGGATCGACTTCCATACCAACATCCCCGACAAGCTCGGGTATGCCTGCCGGCTGGCGCGCAAGGCCTATGCCGCGCGCGGCAAGGTCGTGCTGCTGGCCGAGACCAGCGACCAGGCCGACCAGCTGAACGAGGCGCTATGGACCCTGTCCGGCACCGACTTCATCCCGCACGTGATGGCAGGCGACCCGCTGGCGCCGGAGACGCCGGTGATCGTCACCGTCGACGAGCGCGCCGCGCTGCCGCACCACGACATGCTGGTCAACCTGACCCGCCGCACGCCCGAAGGCCTCGACCAGTTCGCGCGCGTGTTCGAGATCATCTCGACCGACGAGGAGGACGCCGCCGCCGGGCGCGCCCGCTACGTCGCCTACCGCAAGCAGTCCTATCCGCTGACCCACTTCGTGGCAGGCCAGTCATGACCGACACCCCCTCCTTCGACGAAATCCCGGTGCTGACCGAAGTCGTGGTCGAGCCGGCGGCGCCGGCCGCTGCCGAAGCGGCGCCGCCGGCTGCCGACGCCGACGCCGACGCCGAAGCCGGGGCCGAGGCGGTTCCGGTACTCGAGGTGGCGGCCGCCCCCGCGCCCGCGTCGGCGCAGTCCGGCGCTCCCGACGACGAGGCCTGGCGCGCCCTCGAGGAGCGCCTGGTGACGCGCGTGCTGGACCGCCTGCAGCCGCGCATCGACGTGGTGCTGGAAGACCAGGTGCGCGACCAGATGGCGATCGTGCTCGACCACGTCGCCGAGCGCCTCGGCCTCGAGCTGCGCGCCGCGCTGCAGCAGTCGATCGAGCACGTCGTCGCGCGCGCCGTGCAGCAGGAACTGGCACACCTGGTCGCGCGCCAGGGCTGAGCGTTCCGGGGCTTTTCCGCCCCCTTGGCGGGCATCCATGCACCTCCGCTGGGCGAGCTTCGGGAAAGCTTTGCCAACGCCGGAATTTGATGTACCTTTGCCTGGCGTAATTACTACTCCCAGGAGAAGAGACATGCAGGCCACCATCAAATTCGCCCTCATCCCGGCCGCCATCGCGCTGGCCTTCGCCGGTTCCGCCTGCGCCCAGCAAGTCGTCAAGCTCGGCCACGTCGCGCCGATCTCGGGTCCCAGCGCCCACCTCGGCAAGGACAACGAGAATGCCGCGCGCATGGCGGTGGACGAACTCAACGCCAAGGGCTTCGCCATCAACGGCCAGAAGGTCACGCTGCAGCTGGTCTCGGAAGACGACGGCGCCGATCCCAAGCAGGGCACGGCGGTCGCCCAAAAGCTGGTCGACGCCAGGGTGAACGGCGTGATCGGCCACCTGAATTCGGGCACCACCGTGCCGGCCTCGAAGATCTACAACGATGCCGGCATCGTGCAGATCTCGCCGGCCACCACCGCCCCCGCCTACACCCGCCAGCACTTCCCGGGCGCGTTCCGGGTGGTGGCCAGCGACGCCAAGCTGGGCGGCACCCTGGCCAGGTATGCGGCCGGCACGCTGAAAGTGAAGAACATCGCCGTCATCGACGACCGCACCACCTACGGCCAGGGCGTGGCGGACGAATTCGTGAAGGGCGCCAAGGCCGCCGGCATGCGCGTCCTGGGCCGCGAATTCACCAGCGACAAGGCGACCGACTACACCGCCATCCTCACCTCGATCAAGGCCAAGAAGCCGGACCTGATCTTCTTCGGCGGGATGGACTCGGTGGCCGGTCCCATGCTCAAGCAGATGAAGGCGCTCGGCATCCAGGCCACCTTCATGGGCGGCGACGGCATGTGCACGGAAGCGCTGGGCCGGCTGGCCGGCGACGGCCTGGTCGACGGCAAGGTGATCTGTGCCGAAGCGGGCGGCGTCAAGGGAGCGCAGGAAAAGACGATGGACGACTTCCGCGCCCGCTACAAGAAGAAGTTCAACCAGGACGTGCAGCTGTACGCGCCCTATGTGTACGACTCGGTGATGGTGATGACGACCGCGATGCAGAACGCGAAGTCGGCCGATCCCGCGAAATACCTGCCGGCGCTGAAGGCGATCAAGTACGAAGGCGTGACCGGCACCATCCAGTTCGACCAGAACGGCGACATCAAGGATGGCGCGCTGACCCTGTACACCTACAAGGGCGGCAAGCGCAGCAAGATCGACGTGGTCCGGTAAACAAACCCCAGGGCGGCGTTGCATCGTCTCGCCCTGGGGTTTGTTTGCCGATCAGCCAGGCATGAAAAAAGCGCCCTGTCGACAGGGCGCTTTTTCATGAGGGCTGCGTGCGCGGCTTATTTCTGCGACAGCACCCACTTGACCAGGGTGCGGGCTTCGGCCTCGCTGACCTGCGGGTTGGCCGGCATCGGCACCGGCCCCCAGACGCCCGAGCCGCCTTTCATGACCTTCTGGACCAGTTTGTCTTCAGCACCTTTCTGGCCCGCGTATTTGGCGGCGACATCCTTGTACGCCGGACCGACCAGCTTGGTGCCGATGGCGTGGCACGCCATGCAGTTCTTGGCTTTGGCCAGGTCAGCCTGCGCGAAAGCGCTGGTCGACACCAGGGCGGAAACCGCCATCAACATCATCAGGGACCGTTTCATTCCGTACTCTCTCCAAAGTGAAATACTGCACAAATTCTATCCTGTTTCCCTTGCATCGGCAGTATCGATACAGTCCGTAACGGCTGATACACATTTCGGTTGACCAAATGGCAGGATTTCGTTTCCGCAAAGCACTATTATTGTAAGATGGCGCCAGAAAGTAAAGGACTCATCATGCCCCTCATCCTCCTGCTGCTTGCCCTCGTCGCCCTGCGCTTCTTCGAAGTCTGGAAATTCGCCCAGCTGTCCTGGTGGTGGATCGTCGCCCTGGCGGTGCTGGCCTTCATCTGGTTCGAATTCATCGAAAAGATGCTCGGCCTCGACAAGAAAAAAGCCCACAAGGTCGACGACGCCCGCCGCAAGGAGCGGGTCAAGCAGGCTTTCGACAAACGTAAATAAACCTCAAACCGGGGTCAGACTCCGATTTTTGGCAATTTCTTTGGTCCAGTTGCCAAAATCGGGAGTCTGACCCCGGTTTGTCTTGGCTCAAGGCTGTGATACATTCCGCGAATAGATCAGTCCAAAATCGCGGGAAATGCATATCACATGAATCTGGAACTGCGCCAGCTGCGCTACTTCGTCACCGTCGCCGAGGAGCTGCATTTCGGCCGGGCGGCGGCGCGGCTGCATATGACCCAGCCGCCGCTGTCGCAGGCGATCGCGGCGCTGGAAGAGCTGCTGGGCGCGCCGTTGTTCGTGCGCAACCGGCGCACCGTCGAGCTGGCCCCGGCCGGCAGCGCCCTGCTGCCCGAAGCGCGGCGCCTGCTGCTCGAAGCCGACGCGCTGCCGGAACTGGCGCGCCGCGCCGCCGCCGGCGAAGCGGGACGGCTGTCGCTGGCCTTCGTCACC
This window of the Massilia sp. WG5 genome carries:
- the folD gene encoding bifunctional methylenetetrahydrofolate dehydrogenase/methenyltetrahydrofolate cyclohydrolase FolD, coding for MPAQLIDGVKLSHQLRADIARRAAELTATGRQPGLAVIIVGDDPASHVYVRNKVKACNEAGFHSVLEKYEADFSEQALLDRIAALNADPAIHGILVQMPLPKHIDPSKVIEAIATTKDVDGYSVLSAGELVANLPGFRPCTPYGCMKLIETTGVDLRGKHAVVIGRSNTVGKPMALLLLQQNATVTICHSGTPDLGYHTRQADIVVAAVGRRNTLTGDMVKPGAIVIDVGINRDDEGKLCGDVDFASVSEVASHITPVPGGVGPMTITMLLMNTLESAERGLAKNQAQPGQASGMDPKPGLA
- a CDS encoding M3 family metallopeptidase, producing the protein MSIETSNPLLDFTGLPRFDLIRPEHVTPAIEQLIADARGVVQQLEAPSDSVSWDNFVVPLEESTERLGRAWGVVNHLNHVMDTPELRATYNENQPKVTEFWTELGQNEALFGKYKQLRASPEFVNLSAARKRIVENALRDFRLGGAELPEHQKQRFAEIQEEQAKLSTRFSENVLDATNDFKLLVSDEAELAGLPDDAKAAARAAAERDGKQGWQFSLHFPSYFPLLQFADNRNLRERIYRANATKASEMGAVFSEVEKWDNTGNIAQLLKLRDEEAKLLDFRSFADVSLEPKMAESPERVIEFLEDLARRARPYAEKDLDELRAFAKDELGIAEMQAWDVTYASEKLREKRYAFSAQEVKQYFPEPKVVAGLFGVISKVFGVTISLDQGPVWHPDVRFYRIERDGQMIGQFYLDLYARQGKGQGAWMDDARGRRLATGGIVQTPIAYLVCNFTPPAQVDGQLQPSLFTHDEVTTLFHEFGHGLHHMLTEVDELSVSGISGVEWDAVELPSQFMENFCWEWEVLQGMTAHVKTGEPLPRALYEKMLAAKNFQSGMQTLRQVEFSLIDMHLHYDFDPNSQKTVQDLVDEVRSKFSVLIPPSFNRFQHSFGHIFAGGYAAGYYSYKWAEVLSADAYAAFEEAVEAGGDALDQTGKRFHREILSVGGSRPALESFKAFRGREPQIDALLRHNGMQAA
- a CDS encoding DNA polymerase III subunit chi; the encoded protein is MTRIDFHTNIPDKLGYACRLARKAYAARGKVVLLAETSDQADQLNEALWTLSGTDFIPHVMAGDPLAPETPVIVTVDERAALPHHDMLVNLTRRTPEGLDQFARVFEIISTDEEDAAAGRARYVAYRKQSYPLTHFVAGQS
- a CDS encoding branched-chain amino acid ABC transporter substrate-binding protein — protein: MQATIKFALIPAAIALAFAGSACAQQVVKLGHVAPISGPSAHLGKDNENAARMAVDELNAKGFAINGQKVTLQLVSEDDGADPKQGTAVAQKLVDARVNGVIGHLNSGTTVPASKIYNDAGIVQISPATTAPAYTRQHFPGAFRVVASDAKLGGTLARYAAGTLKVKNIAVIDDRTTYGQGVADEFVKGAKAAGMRVLGREFTSDKATDYTAILTSIKAKKPDLIFFGGMDSVAGPMLKQMKALGIQATFMGGDGMCTEALGRLAGDGLVDGKVICAEAGGVKGAQEKTMDDFRARYKKKFNQDVQLYAPYVYDSVMVMTTAMQNAKSADPAKYLPALKAIKYEGVTGTIQFDQNGDIKDGALTLYTYKGGKRSKIDVVR
- a CDS encoding c-type cytochrome — protein: MKRSLMMLMAVSALVSTSAFAQADLAKAKNCMACHAIGTKLVGPAYKDVAAKYAGQKGAEDKLVQKVMKGGSGVWGPVPMPANPQVSEAEARTLVKWVLSQK
- a CDS encoding TIGR04438 family Trp-rich protein gives rise to the protein MPLILLLLALVALRFFEVWKFAQLSWWWIVALAVLAFIWFEFIEKMLGLDKKKAHKVDDARRKERVKQAFDKRK